A single genomic interval of Chroicocephalus ridibundus chromosome 23, bChrRid1.1, whole genome shotgun sequence harbors:
- the LOC134526548 gene encoding uncharacterized protein LOC134526548 isoform X2, with protein sequence MAPQGCRSHSASFIPLGKARSRDGYPWASPRWDFGMSLTSGLHQGWEPCRRKKKKKKKEKKKKNNPREEAGARTRCSGEQAKANRAVGKPWQGMAADKQDGIMFQRRSPSPGAPRRQPEGEREQPACKRRGEEYLLSQSTFRRAQQAQSRNSASAARLGARPEHGPSATGGETEARGGTEQVSTEGEPPEEPVLARRRSAVGHCPHRQLGPPASLFPRRSILVPAGAFAKAGAEPAPGTLLPAALPSSPRGADRKQHPEGRNAKVGCPRRRDDPSPQFPSRLPCASLHGPRRIPPGGISQASMGNSPSPPGHRAGGFQPFPRSVLGDAAA encoded by the exons ATGGCAccacagggatgcaggagccACTCAGCATCCTTTATCCCCCTGGGCAAGGCAAGGAGCAGAGATGGGTACCCGTGGGCCTCACCTCGCTGGGATTTTGGGATGAGCCTGACCTCGGGTCTCCACCAAGGTTGGGAACCATgtcgcaggaaaaaaaaaaaaaaaaaaaaagaaaaaaaaaagaaaaataacccgCGGGAAGAGGCCGGGGCGCGAACGCGATGTTCTGGTGAGCAGGCAAAAGCAAACAGAGCGGTGGGGAAGCCTTGGCAGGGGATGGCGGCAGATAAACAGGACGGGATCATGTTCCAG cGGCGCAGCCCCTCTCCCGGTGCCCCTCGCCGGCAGccggagggagagagggagcagccaGCCTGTAAACGCCGGGGCGAGGAATATTTGCTTTCCCAGAGCACCTTCCGACGAGCGCAGCAGGCACAAAGCAGGAATTCAGCCTCGGCGGCCAGGCTGGGAGCCAGGCCAGAGCACGGCCCCTCCGCAAccggtggggaaactgaggcacggggggggACGGAGCAGGTCAGCACCGAAGGGGAACCCCCCGAAGAACCAGTCCTGGCACGCAGACGCTCCGCTGTCGGTCACTGTCCCCACAGGCAGCTGGGACCCCCCGCCTCGCTCTTTCCTCGCCGGAGCATCCTTGTCCCCGCCGGTGCCTTTGCGAAAGCCGGGGCTGAACCAGCACCGGGCACCCTCCTGccggcagccctgccctcctctccccgggGTGCAGACAGAAAGCAGCACCCAGAAGGCAGAAACGCTAAAGTAGGGTGTCCAAGGCGGAGGGATGATCCCTCTCCCCAGTTCCCATCCCGTCTCCCCTGCGCATCCCTCCACGGTCCAAGGCGCATCCCGCCCGGAGGCATCTCCCAGGCATCCATGGGCAattccccctccccaccggggCATCGGGCTGGGGGCTTCCAGCCTTTTCCCCGCTCCGTGCTGGGCG
- the LOC134526548 gene encoding uncharacterized protein LOC134526548 isoform X1: MAPQGCRSHSASFIPLGKARSRDGYPWASPRWDFGMSLTSGLHQGWEPCRRKKKKKKKEKKKKNNPREEAGARTRCSGEQAKANRAVGKPWQGMAADKQDGIMFQQRRSPSPGAPRRQPEGEREQPACKRRGEEYLLSQSTFRRAQQAQSRNSASAARLGARPEHGPSATGGETEARGGTEQVSTEGEPPEEPVLARRRSAVGHCPHRQLGPPASLFPRRSILVPAGAFAKAGAEPAPGTLLPAALPSSPRGADRKQHPEGRNAKVGCPRRRDDPSPQFPSRLPCASLHGPRRIPPGGISQASMGNSPSPPGHRAGGFQPFPRSVLGDAAA; this comes from the exons ATGGCAccacagggatgcaggagccACTCAGCATCCTTTATCCCCCTGGGCAAGGCAAGGAGCAGAGATGGGTACCCGTGGGCCTCACCTCGCTGGGATTTTGGGATGAGCCTGACCTCGGGTCTCCACCAAGGTTGGGAACCATgtcgcaggaaaaaaaaaaaaaaaaaaaaagaaaaaaaaaagaaaaataacccgCGGGAAGAGGCCGGGGCGCGAACGCGATGTTCTGGTGAGCAGGCAAAAGCAAACAGAGCGGTGGGGAAGCCTTGGCAGGGGATGGCGGCAGATAAACAGGACGGGATCATGTTCCAG cagcGGCGCAGCCCCTCTCCCGGTGCCCCTCGCCGGCAGccggagggagagagggagcagccaGCCTGTAAACGCCGGGGCGAGGAATATTTGCTTTCCCAGAGCACCTTCCGACGAGCGCAGCAGGCACAAAGCAGGAATTCAGCCTCGGCGGCCAGGCTGGGAGCCAGGCCAGAGCACGGCCCCTCCGCAAccggtggggaaactgaggcacggggggggACGGAGCAGGTCAGCACCGAAGGGGAACCCCCCGAAGAACCAGTCCTGGCACGCAGACGCTCCGCTGTCGGTCACTGTCCCCACAGGCAGCTGGGACCCCCCGCCTCGCTCTTTCCTCGCCGGAGCATCCTTGTCCCCGCCGGTGCCTTTGCGAAAGCCGGGGCTGAACCAGCACCGGGCACCCTCCTGccggcagccctgccctcctctccccgggGTGCAGACAGAAAGCAGCACCCAGAAGGCAGAAACGCTAAAGTAGGGTGTCCAAGGCGGAGGGATGATCCCTCTCCCCAGTTCCCATCCCGTCTCCCCTGCGCATCCCTCCACGGTCCAAGGCGCATCCCGCCCGGAGGCATCTCCCAGGCATCCATGGGCAattccccctccccaccggggCATCGGGCTGGGGGCTTCCAGCCTTTTCCCCGCTCCGTGCTGGGCG